One Symbiobacterium terraclitae DNA window includes the following coding sequences:
- a CDS encoding alpha amylase family protein produces the protein MAEIRTMHPEPKMIWFDQSANAGRLSTPEGVARMVERCAEAGITDLLVNVRSPDGLALYRSRLVPHRSLVHADYPADYDLLALVLEEGHRRGLRVHAAPDVFSGGRWSYHHPAYAASRHPDWQSVVYGLDPASLRPACFPYTKVPKGLVTAVPINNEGVGFLNPGHPEVQEHLLAVLEELAREYPVDGFCLDRGRYDGLHVDFSEHTRRALAERTGEPLAGDDWPERVYRILRPGEEEGPAAAPAPDRHGGVTGYAAAEGGTVIPGTRCAPGPLFGAWLEYRAAAVRSFFVAARQRVKAVRPDVLFGDYTGSWYPLYYQVGVNWASRRYDPGLPFLPPTYQETGYAEQLDYLCSGCYYPEVTVAEARAKGAPADWYSVEGAADLAVGAVMGDTPLIGSLFLQQYEGDVAQYQKAVAACRTRTAGVMLFDLCYVDGYDWWEATRAALR, from the coding sequence ATGGCCGAGATCCGGACCATGCATCCTGAGCCGAAGATGATCTGGTTCGATCAGTCGGCGAACGCCGGGCGGCTGAGCACCCCGGAGGGGGTGGCCCGCATGGTGGAGCGGTGCGCCGAGGCGGGCATCACCGACCTGCTGGTGAACGTGCGCAGCCCGGACGGCCTGGCCCTGTACCGCAGCCGGCTGGTGCCCCACCGCTCGCTGGTCCACGCCGATTACCCGGCGGACTACGACCTGCTGGCCCTGGTCCTGGAGGAGGGGCACCGGCGCGGCCTGCGCGTCCACGCCGCCCCCGACGTCTTCAGCGGAGGCCGCTGGTCGTATCACCACCCGGCCTATGCCGCCAGCCGGCACCCCGACTGGCAGTCGGTGGTCTACGGCCTCGACCCCGCCAGCCTCCGGCCTGCCTGCTTTCCCTACACGAAGGTGCCCAAGGGGCTGGTGACGGCAGTGCCCATCAACAACGAGGGCGTGGGCTTCCTCAACCCCGGCCACCCCGAGGTGCAGGAGCACCTGCTGGCCGTGCTGGAGGAGCTGGCCCGGGAGTACCCCGTCGACGGCTTCTGCCTGGACCGGGGCCGGTACGACGGCCTGCACGTGGACTTCAGCGAGCACACCCGCCGGGCGCTGGCCGAGCGGACGGGCGAGCCGCTGGCGGGGGACGACTGGCCAGAGCGGGTCTACCGCATCCTCCGCCCGGGGGAGGAGGAAGGCCCCGCGGCGGCACCCGCGCCGGACCGCCACGGCGGCGTGACCGGCTACGCCGCAGCGGAGGGCGGGACCGTGATACCCGGGACCCGGTGCGCGCCGGGGCCGCTCTTCGGGGCCTGGCTGGAGTACCGGGCAGCTGCGGTCCGCTCGTTCTTCGTGGCGGCCCGGCAACGGGTGAAGGCCGTCCGTCCCGACGTGCTGTTCGGCGACTACACCGGCTCCTGGTACCCGCTCTACTACCAGGTGGGCGTGAACTGGGCCAGCCGGCGGTACGACCCGGGCCTGCCCTTCCTGCCGCCGACCTACCAGGAGACCGGGTACGCCGAGCAGCTGGACTACCTCTGCAGCGGCTGCTACTACCCCGAGGTCACCGTGGCGGAGGCCCGGGCGAAGGGGGCGCCGGCGGACTGGTACAGCGTGGAGGGCGCCGCCGACCTGGCGGTCGGGGCGGTGATGGGCGACACGCCGCTGATCGGCTCGCTCTTCCTGCAGCAGTACGAGGGCGACGTGGCGCAGTACCAGAAGGCGGTCGCAGCCTGCCGGACCCGCACGGCCGGGGTAATGCTGTTCGACCTCTGCTACGTGGACGGCTACGACTGGTGGGAGGCCACACGGGCCGCCCTGCGGTAG
- a CDS encoding glycoside hydrolase family 3 protein, protein MQTTAHPAGFAREWRVPDPAEMTPEQLAGQMVQIQVPGRACTPETAAFLARYRVGSVILFSGNVATPAQAAAFTRGLQEAAAAAGLPPLLLAIDQEGGAASVVQQGVSHPPFLMGIGATGDARSAAAAGRVLAREVRAMGFHWLFAPVLDVNCNPANPVIGPRSFGSDPDLVGRMGAAFVRAVQAEGVLACGKHFPGHGDTSLDSHLDLPSLPHGRERLEAVELKPFRMAIEAGLGSLMTAHVVFPAIEPEGVPATLSRRVLTDLLRDEMGYDGLLITDSMVMNAIKEHYGTAEAAVRAVLAGADMVMALGDLDRAATTLEALAAAIAHGTIPRERAEASVRRVLAAKDRFLRPRPPAGDAAQPGAGAEPHRNAAGWVQPGDVAVCDSPEHRAVVADLCLAAVRPVCGELPRLKPGERVLVLAPERVERPMSLDFSAPLADLVEALRSCGVRADGRDTGMDPDPQRAAALVRGAAAYDAVLVCCTEKAELPGGIRMLADRLAGHPGRILVSLGSPYPVAGYPVAVCSHGRFRPSCEALARALTGVGAP, encoded by the coding sequence ATGCAAACCACGGCTCACCCTGCCGGCTTCGCCCGAGAATGGCGGGTTCCCGATCCCGCAGAGATGACCCCGGAGCAGCTGGCGGGGCAGATGGTGCAGATTCAGGTTCCCGGCCGGGCCTGCACGCCGGAGACCGCCGCGTTCCTGGCCCGGTACCGGGTGGGCTCCGTGATCCTGTTCAGCGGCAACGTGGCCACGCCGGCGCAGGCCGCCGCCTTCACCCGCGGGCTGCAGGAGGCCGCCGCCGCGGCGGGCCTGCCGCCGCTGCTGCTGGCCATCGACCAGGAGGGCGGCGCCGCCTCGGTGGTGCAGCAGGGCGTCTCGCACCCGCCGTTCCTCATGGGCATAGGGGCGACCGGCGATGCCCGGAGCGCCGCCGCCGCCGGCCGGGTGCTGGCCCGCGAGGTGCGGGCGATGGGCTTCCATTGGCTCTTCGCCCCGGTGCTGGACGTGAACTGCAACCCGGCCAACCCGGTGATCGGCCCGCGCTCCTTCGGCAGCGACCCCGACCTGGTGGGTCGCATGGGCGCTGCCTTTGTCCGGGCGGTGCAGGCGGAGGGCGTCCTGGCCTGCGGCAAGCACTTCCCGGGCCACGGCGACACCAGCCTGGACTCGCACCTCGACCTCCCCAGCCTGCCCCACGGGCGGGAGCGGCTGGAGGCCGTGGAACTGAAGCCGTTCCGCATGGCCATCGAGGCCGGCCTGGGCTCGCTGATGACCGCCCACGTGGTCTTCCCGGCCATCGAGCCGGAGGGCGTGCCCGCCACCCTGAGCCGCCGGGTGCTGACCGACCTGCTGCGGGACGAGATGGGCTACGATGGGCTCCTGATCACGGACTCGATGGTGATGAACGCGATCAAGGAGCACTACGGCACCGCCGAGGCGGCGGTGCGGGCCGTCCTGGCCGGCGCCGACATGGTGATGGCCCTGGGCGACCTGGACCGGGCGGCGACCACGCTGGAGGCCTTGGCCGCGGCCATTGCCCACGGTACCATCCCCCGGGAGCGGGCAGAGGCGTCGGTCAGGCGGGTGCTGGCGGCCAAGGACCGGTTCCTGCGCCCGAGGCCGCCGGCCGGTGACGCTGCTCAGCCGGGCGCCGGGGCGGAGCCGCACCGGAATGCGGCGGGCTGGGTTCAACCCGGCGACGTGGCGGTCTGCGACTCACCAGAGCACCGGGCGGTGGTGGCAGACCTCTGCCTGGCGGCCGTGCGGCCGGTGTGCGGGGAGCTGCCCCGGCTGAAGCCCGGCGAGCGGGTGCTGGTGCTGGCCCCCGAGCGGGTGGAGCGGCCGATGTCGCTGGACTTCTCGGCCCCACTGGCCGACCTGGTGGAGGCCCTGCGCAGCTGCGGCGTGCGGGCCGACGGGCGGGATACCGGGATGGACCCCGACCCGCAGCGGGCGGCCGCACTGGTCAGGGGAGCGGCGGCCTACGACGCCGTGCTGGTCTGCTGCACGGAGAAGGCGGAGCTGCCCGGCGGCATCCGGATGCTGGCCGACCGGCTCGCCGGCCACCCCGGCCGCATCCTGGTCTCGCTGGGCAGCCCCTACCCCGTGGCCGGATACCCGGTCGCCGTCTGCAGCCACGGGCGCTTCCGGCCGTCGTGCGAGGCCCTGGCCCGGGCGCTGACGGGGGTGGGCGCGCCATGA
- a CDS encoding acetylxylan esterase, producing the protein MRTAPQSPHEVLPQDHERVRAVRVKPDPPADLAAFWGEVLAELAATPPDLELRVLDPDAGRGEWYATSLGGRRIGGTFTAPPGPWRARPQWIRGHGYGFPQGSDPFAVEGDPEWIAVTVDVRGYGRSRTEGDPGIPGWAVHGIADRRGYILRGAVADWIRCVEVARALPGADSDLTLLTGGSMAGGLALLAAPWVDNLLGVVASVPTFGAYRLRERLVKRGSGAEVNRRLAEAPPAERSALVENLRYYDVVNIAPLIRVPALIGLGVLDDVVPGETVAAIYHALGSPAKRLLSYPCSHSTHPLDRLWDGFAREARTWGRLLVEQRRKMTLRRTKRDGRDPDHAS; encoded by the coding sequence ATGAGGACGGCCCCGCAGAGCCCGCACGAGGTGCTGCCCCAGGACCACGAGCGGGTGCGGGCCGTGCGCGTGAAGCCCGACCCGCCCGCCGACCTCGCAGCCTTCTGGGGCGAGGTGCTGGCCGAACTGGCCGCGACGCCGCCGGACCTGGAGCTGCGGGTGCTGGACCCCGACGCGGGCCGGGGGGAGTGGTACGCCACCTCCCTGGGCGGCCGGCGGATCGGCGGGACCTTCACGGCCCCGCCCGGGCCCTGGCGCGCCCGGCCGCAGTGGATCCGGGGCCACGGGTACGGGTTCCCGCAGGGGAGCGATCCCTTCGCGGTGGAGGGCGACCCGGAGTGGATCGCCGTCACGGTGGACGTGCGCGGCTATGGGCGGAGCCGGACAGAGGGCGACCCGGGCATCCCGGGCTGGGCGGTGCACGGCATCGCCGACCGGCGGGGGTACATCCTGCGGGGCGCGGTGGCCGACTGGATCCGCTGCGTCGAGGTGGCCCGGGCGCTCCCCGGCGCCGACTCGGACCTGACGCTGCTGACCGGCGGTTCCATGGCCGGCGGGCTGGCCCTGCTGGCTGCACCATGGGTGGACAACCTGCTGGGTGTGGTGGCCTCCGTTCCCACCTTCGGCGCCTACCGCCTGCGGGAGCGCCTGGTGAAGCGGGGGTCGGGCGCCGAGGTGAACCGGCGCCTGGCGGAGGCCCCGCCCGCCGAGCGGAGCGCCCTGGTGGAGAACCTGCGCTACTACGACGTGGTCAACATCGCCCCGCTGATCCGGGTGCCCGCCCTGATCGGGCTGGGTGTGCTTGACGACGTGGTGCCCGGCGAGACGGTAGCCGCGATCTACCACGCCCTCGGCAGCCCGGCCAAAAGGCTGCTCTCGTACCCCTGCTCCCACTCCACCCACCCGCTGGACCGACTGTGGGACGGGTTCGCCCGGGAGGCGCGGACCTGGGGGCGGCTGCTGGTGGAGCAGCGCCGGAAGATGACCTTGAGGAGGACGAAGCGCGATGGCCGAGATCCGGACCATGCATCCTGA